In Luteimonas viscosa, the genomic window CCTACCGTTGGGTCACGACCAGCCACGACGCAGCCTCGTGCATCACCACACTCAAGAATCGGAACACGTCGGCGCCAGCGGGTTCTCCTGAGCGGATCTTTGGCCAAGGGGAGGGCTACCTCGTCGTACGTCCAGATGGCACGAAGTACTGGTTCGATTGGATGGCGCTGGAAAGCAGCCTTCCTGTTAGTAATTCAGCCCTGAACTACTGCGCAATTGGACCATTCGGCTGCGAGATTCAGCTGATGGAGGTGTCAATGCAACTGGCCACACTTGCGCTGTACCCCACCCGGATCGAGGACCGCTTTGGTAACTGGGTCACCTACACGTACTCCAACAAAACCAATGAACTGGTAAAGCTGGACCGAATCGAATCCAACGACGGTCGCCTGATCACGTTGGGTTATTCCAACGGCTACCTGAGCTCGGTGAACGCTAATGGCCGAGCTTGGTCTTATACCTACAATTCGGCGAACGTGACCGCCAACCTCATTAGTGGCCAGCCACTTGCCGAAGTCCGCAATCCAGATGGAACGAACTGGCGCTACTGGGGTACCTCACACCCGCCGCCGCCCAACTCCATCCAGCGACCGTGCGAGAACCTTGCCTGGACGCAAACCGTGAATCCGGACGCGACGACGGTCGCCGATACCGACTTCGGAGGCTACACCGTCGATTCCCCTTCCGGGGCCCGCGCGGTCTTCCGCGTGGATCAAGTGATTCTGGGTCGATCGGCGGTCACCGATGGCTGCTATGCCCCAGGGGCCGTCATGCCGGGCTCGAACCCCACTACGGTTCCACGCCGCTTCCTTGGAGGATACCGGCGCGTGTTGACCGGCAAGAAGGTCACAGGTCCAGCCCTGACGCCAATGATCTGGAAGTACAGCTACCAGTCCAACATCGGGTTTGCCCCGATGGCGAACGGCACGACCAGAACCAAGGTACTGGGACCAGATGGCGCGCTGGACACCTACACCTTCGGCAACACCTACACGCTGGACGAGGGCCTGCTGCTCGCACATACGCGCGCTGCCAGTCCCCAAGCCCAACCCTTGCAGAGCGAGACCCATACCTACGCAACCGGTACGGCGATCTCGGGATTTCCCAAGCTCATCGGATTCCACCCGGACGCGCGTGACCGGGTGGCCGCTACGTTCCTGCGGCCCAAGCTGAGCACCACCAAGGTGCTGCAGGCGACGCGATTCAGATGGGCTGTCGACACCACGTGCTCCGGCAGGTGCCTCGACACGCTGGGTCGGCCGACCAGGGTCACGCGCAGCAGCGCGCCCAACCCGTAGCGCGGCCCGAGGACGTGCCGATGACGACTTCGACCAGGGCTCGCCGGGCCGCACCGCGCCGCCGGTACAGCGCAGGAGCGGCACTGCCGCACCGGCAATCCGGATATGGGGTGGCGTCCGCCCAGCTCGCACAACCGTCTTATGCGCTCACGACAGGACAAGGAAGAGACATGGACTATCTCGTTCGCTGCAGGTACGCGTTGATTGCGTGCCTGTCTGCCATGCTGGTGGTGCCTGTGGCGAACGCCCAGACCTACAGCCGCACCGAGGTCATCGAGTACCACGATGACCTTGCGACCTACGTCCTGGGCCAGGTCAAGAAGACCACCTGCGCCGCATCGAGTCCTGCTCATGCCGCATGCGACGGGCAGGCGGACTCCGTGATCTCCCAGGTCGACTACGGATGGAAGGCGCTTCCCTCGAAGACATACAGCTTCGGCAAGGTGCAGGAAACGTTCACGTACGAAGCCTCCCTCGCTGGCCAGTTGGGCACGCTCAAGACGGTCGCGGACGGCAACAACAACATCACCACCCTGTCGAGCTGGAAGCGCGGCATTCCGCAGTCGATCCGATATCCGGCAACGCCCGAAGCCACCGCGGGCGCCACGCAAACGGCCGTGGTCGACAACAATGGCTGGATCAAGTCGATCGACGACGAGCTGAACTCACGCACGTGCTATGACCACGATGCGATGGGGCGGGTCAACAAGATCACCTACCCGTCCGAAACGCAGGCCGACGTCTGCAACACCTCCAAGTGGGCGGCGACCACCATCGATTTCTCCGCCGGTCATGCCGCTGCCTACGGTGTCCCAGCCGGCCATTGGCGTCAAACGACCCTCACGGGCAACGGGCGGAAGATCCTCGTGCTGGACGCGCTTTGGCGACCGGTGGTTGAGCAGACCCTGGACCTGGGCAATGTGGCAGGCACCCACTCCGAGGTGATCACCCGGTATGACGCCAAGGGCCGGGCGGCGTTCCGGTCCTATCCCATGCGAACCAACGGCGCGGCCGTCTACACCAACACCGCACTCAAAGGCATCCACACGGCCTACGACGCACTCGATCGCGTCACGCAGGTCAGGCAGGACTGGGAAGGTACGGGGCAGCTGACGACGACCACCGAGTATCTGGGCGGCGCGGACGGTTACTACACACGGACCAGAAATCCACGTGGATACTACTCTTGGACGAACTACCAGGCCTTCGATCAGCCGAATTACGATACGCCGGTCTTCGTGCAGCAACACAGTAGCGGTGGCGTGGGATACGCAATTACCGAGATCGATCGTGACGTGTTCGGCAAGCCGACGTCCATTACGCGGCGCAAAGGTGACGGGACCGAAAGCGCAACGCGCCGCTACGCTTACAACGCTTACCAGGAACTGTGCCGCTCCGTGGAGCCTGAAACCGGCGCCACTGTCATGGGTTACGACGGAGCCGGCAACCTGACCTGGTCGGCATCTGGCCTGCCGGCGGGTACTGCCTGCCACACCACCGGCAACACCACGGCGATCACTGCCCGCAAGGCGGTGCGAACCTACGACGGCCGTAACAGGCTCAAGACGCTTACGTTCCCAGGGGACGGCCTGGGCAACCAGACATGGACGTACTACGCCGACGGCCTGCCCAACGCGGTGACCACCCGCAACGACACCGCCGGTGCGCAGCAGACGGTCAACAGCTACACCTACAACCGGCGCCGGCTGCTCAGCCGGGAGAGCCTGAAGCTCGGTACCGTCTTCACCTGGCCGGTCGACTACGCCTATAACGGCAACGGCCACCTGGCGTCGCTGACCTGGCACGGCCTGGCCGTGAACTACGCACCTAACGCACTGGGCCAGCCGACGCAGGCCGGGACCTATGCCACCGGCGTGACCTACCACCCCAACGGCGGCATCAAGGAGTTCACCTATGGCAACGCGATCAAGCACACGTTGACCCAGAACGCTCGCGGCTTGCCCGACACAAGCTGCGACTTCTACGGCAGCTGCGGCGCATCGGCCTTCCTCAACGATGGCTACGACTACGACCAGAACGGCAACGTTTCGGCCATCAGCGACGGCAGGACTGGGAACCGCGGGAACCGCACGATGACCTACGACGTGCTCGACCGGCTGACGAAGGTGGTGTCCGGCAACGGGACCTCCAATCCGATGTTCGGCACCGCGACCTATGCCTACGACGCGCTCGACAACCTGACCCGGGTCCACGTGACCGGAGGCAACCATGCCCGCAACCACTACTACTGCTACGACACTGCGACCTGGCGTTTGACCAACGTCAAGACCGGCAGCTGCAGCGGGGCGACGGTTATCGGGCTGGGTTACGACGTGCAGGGCAACCTGGCCAACAAGAGCGGCCGGACCTACGCCTTCGACTTCGGCAACCGGCTCCGCAGCAACAGCGGCAGCCCGGCATCGACCTATGCCTACGACGGCCACGGGCGCCGGGTGCTGGACCAGGTGGGGACCGGCAAGAAGTACACGCACTACCTGCAGGATGGCCGCCTCTCGATGACCGGAGACGACCGCTCGGGCAAGGTTGCCGAGTACATCTATCTGCAGGGGAGCCTGGTGGCGATCCGCGAACGCGACGTGGCGACCAACGTGTACACCACGAAGTACCAGCACACCGATGCGCTGGGCAGTCCCGTGGCGATCACCAACCAGAGCCGGACGGTGCTGGAGCGGACGGATTACGAACCGTACGGGCGGCCGAATCGCGCATGGCGGGACGGGCCGGGGTATACGGGGCATGTGGAGGATGCGGCAACTCAGCTGTCATACATGCAACAGCGCTATTACGATCCGAGCATCGGGAGGTTTCTCAGTGTCGATCCTGTGACCGCTAGCGGTCATACCGGAGATAACTTCAACCGGTACTGGTATGCCGACGACAATCCGTATCGGTTTACTGACCCGGACGGCCGGCAAGCCAGTGAGGAGAAGGAAACTCCGCCGCCCGAGGAGAACGTTACTGAGCCCACTACGCTGGCCACAATCTCAGTCACTGCGACCCGTCCGGCAATCGCGTCCTCACAAGCGGTTGGTTGGGGACAGATTGGCAGATCGCTGGTCCAGGGCGGGTCAATCTCTCTAGTGTTCGTTGCAGGCATGTGGCCCCACGACATGGGGCACTCGGCTTGTGAGACACAAGGTGCCTTTGCTTGTGGAATCATGATGTCTGACCAGTTCCCGCCTGGATATAAGCCGGGCCCAGTGGGAGCTGCGGAATGGGGAAGGAGGAACGGTGTCAGTCCTCGAGAAGCTCGCGAGAGATTTCATAGAGGAGTAAAAGGGAACACAAAGGGCGCGGGAGCAGATCACGATTTTGGAG contains:
- a CDS encoding RHS repeat domain-containing protein; its protein translation is MDYLVRCRYALIACLSAMLVVPVANAQTYSRTEVIEYHDDLATYVLGQVKKTTCAASSPAHAACDGQADSVISQVDYGWKALPSKTYSFGKVQETFTYEASLAGQLGTLKTVADGNNNITTLSSWKRGIPQSIRYPATPEATAGATQTAVVDNNGWIKSIDDELNSRTCYDHDAMGRVNKITYPSETQADVCNTSKWAATTIDFSAGHAAAYGVPAGHWRQTTLTGNGRKILVLDALWRPVVEQTLDLGNVAGTHSEVITRYDAKGRAAFRSYPMRTNGAAVYTNTALKGIHTAYDALDRVTQVRQDWEGTGQLTTTTEYLGGADGYYTRTRNPRGYYSWTNYQAFDQPNYDTPVFVQQHSSGGVGYAITEIDRDVFGKPTSITRRKGDGTESATRRYAYNAYQELCRSVEPETGATVMGYDGAGNLTWSASGLPAGTACHTTGNTTAITARKAVRTYDGRNRLKTLTFPGDGLGNQTWTYYADGLPNAVTTRNDTAGAQQTVNSYTYNRRRLLSRESLKLGTVFTWPVDYAYNGNGHLASLTWHGLAVNYAPNALGQPTQAGTYATGVTYHPNGGIKEFTYGNAIKHTLTQNARGLPDTSCDFYGSCGASAFLNDGYDYDQNGNVSAISDGRTGNRGNRTMTYDVLDRLTKVVSGNGTSNPMFGTATYAYDALDNLTRVHVTGGNHARNHYYCYDTATWRLTNVKTGSCSGATVIGLGYDVQGNLANKSGRTYAFDFGNRLRSNSGSPASTYAYDGHGRRVLDQVGTGKKYTHYLQDGRLSMTGDDRSGKVAEYIYLQGSLVAIRERDVATNVYTTKYQHTDALGSPVAITNQSRTVLERTDYEPYGRPNRAWRDGPGYTGHVEDAATQLSYMQQRYYDPSIGRFLSVDPVTASGHTGDNFNRYWYADDNPYRFTDPDGRQASEEKETPPPEENVTEPTTLATISVTATRPAIASSQAVGWGQIGRSLVQGGSISLVFVAGMWPHDMGHSACETQGAFACGIMMSDQFPPGYKPGPVGAAEWGRRNGVSPREARERFHRGVKGNTKGAGADHDFGVNPDTGDVIDPNGDSVGNLEDEHGG